The genomic region AATCTCCCAGTCTTCACCGCGTTGATGCTTGGCAGTTTGGTGTATTAACGCGAAAGAGCCAGCGACCACGATCGCTAAAATGCCGGAGAGTAACCCAAACATTAAAATCATGTTGCCCCAGGTCTTCTCCGAAAAGGAATCCGCTTCCCCACGGGCGTTCCAATGGGTGGGAAACGGATCCGGGATGCCATCCCAGGCCACATAGATGGCGAAAAGGCCGAGTGCACCGGTCGCTACAATCACCCACGCCCACACCCACGGTGGGCGCTGAAGTTCCGGCATGTGAGTGTCACGGGGTCGAGTCATGCTGTGAGCTTAGCAATTCCCGGTATCCGGTACTTCAAAGGCTTATTCTGCCGCCAGGGTTAAAGCTCAAGTGCTTTGTGGATGCCTGCGAGATCCACCGATGCTGTATCCGCGGGGCTAAAGGCCGCGTCTTTGGTCTTTTCAATCAAGACTGCGCGCACTCCTTCCACAAAATCCTCGCGGGAGCGGATATAACGTCCCAAGGATTCTTCACGCTTTAATGCTTCGACGATGTCGTCTTCTTTTGCATGGGATTCAAATAGCTCATTGGAAGCCACCACTGAGGTCGGGCATGCGGCAGCGAGATAGCCCGCGGTGCTCTGCGCGAAATCCTTGTCCGCAGATTTTAGGGCCTCTTGAATCTCTGGCCACGTTGCGTGGTTAAAGGTGGACTCGATGTGCTCAATAATATCTGCCAAAGGCGCTGGTTCCTCCGGTACATAGGAGTGCTTGTCTAATGCGGCATCCACGCCATCGGCGATGATTGCCTCAAGAATTTCGTCTGCGTCTTTGACAACGTGGGTCGCCAAACCTGACCACAGCATATCCGCGGCGTACATGCGGTAACCAGTAATAGCCCAGTATTTCGCTAATGCTTCCGATGCCTGCCCGCGGGTGCCCACCATGCGCTGGGCAGTGTGCGCCACGCCCACGTCAGTGAAATAACCAATGGCCATCTCCGGCATGGACGCAAAGGCGTTTTCGGTAACCACGCGGTGGGAGCCGTGCAAAGAAATGCCAAGCCCGCCGCCCATGACCACGCCGTTGATGATGGCTACTACAGGCTTGGTGCACTGAGCGAGCTCGCCGTTGACGGTGTATTCACTGCGAAAGAAATCATCCACGAGCTCCGCGTTGCCGTTGAGGATATTGTCGCGGGCGTAGCGTACGTCACCACCGGCGCAAAAGGCTTTTGGGTTGGTGGAGTAAATCACGATCTGATCGATCGCGTCATCATTTTCCCACGTCCGGACGGCTTGCCCGATGATTTCAATCATCTCTGGGTCCAGGGAGTTTAATGCCTTGGGACGGTTTAATACCAGAAGTCCGGTACGCTGGCGAACTGACGTAAGTACAGGTGCGGTTGATTCAACAGTTTCAGTCATGTACCCCAGTTTTGCACAAGTATCGAGGTTTTTCTCATGATTTTTCCGCGGCTAATCGCCCTTGACATGGATGGCACGTTATTGGATGGCGAGAGCCAAATCCCGGAAGAATTCTGGCCGGTACTCGAGCGCGCACATGAACTCGGAGTGACCATTGCCCCGGCATCGGGGCGCCAGCTTGCGACCTTGCAAAATCAATTCGGCGAGGGTTTGTCCTTCATTGCTGAAAATGGCACGGCGATTGCCCACGAGGGCGAAATCATCCACACTTCCGTTTTGCCCAGTGCCGCAGTCTTTCGCATCCTTGATGCGCTAGAGGCCGTGACCGTGGACTATGACGTGGTCTTGTGCACCCCCACCGTTGGCTATGTCTCGGAAAACGCGAATCCAGATACCTTCACTCAGCTAGAAAAGTACTACTACTCGCGGCAAACGGTTGCCGATCTGCACCAGGTGGTTGAAGAATCCGACATCATCAAGGTCGCTATATACTGTGCCGCCGGTTCGGAAGAGCATATTGCCCCGGTGATTTTTAAGGCTATCCCCGACCACAACGTGGCTATCTCCGGGCAAGCATGGGTAGATGTCATGCCCGCTGGTGCGAATAAGGGCACAGCCTTGCACCACATGGCGGATACTTTGGGTATTGATATCGCCGAAACCGCGGCCTTTGGTGACTACCTCAATGATTATGAGCTCTTGCAGGAAGCCGGCACAGCGGTAGCCATGGACAATGCCCACCCGCAGCTTAAAGACGTCGCGGATGTCATTGCCCCATCCAATCTTGACCACGGGGTTATTACCGTTTTGACCGAATGGTTCGACAAGATGGAAGCTTCACAACAAACCCCCGCTAATCAGCGCAGGAACTAGGCCCATCACCTAGACCCAGGAATTAAGTCCACAGCAAAGCCCGCTTCTACAGCAACTCCCCTGCGCATTGGCAGGACGGTGTAGAAGCGGGCTTTGTGCTTGCTCGCTGTTAGGTATTAGCAGCTATGCCGAATTAGTCGACCTTGAATTCGGCCATCTTGTCCCACTCGGTCTTGCCGTCAATCTTGAAGTTGATAATATCCGGGGTTTCTACCAAGTACTGTGGGAATTCTTCGCAGGAGCGCTTGAAGTGATCGCTTTGAACGTGGGTGACGTCTTCGCCATCCTTGTATGCTTCGACCAGAAGGAAACGCTGGGAATCTTCTGGATCGCGGTACCACTTGAACTCTAGGCAACCGGGCTCTGCGTTGCAGGCTTCGGTGTACCAATTGATCTCATCGAGGAAAGTGTCAGCGTATTCGGGCTTGACATGAAATTTAACGTTAATGAAAATCATGGCCTCCATCCTACCCAAAATTTCGCGTGCCTCCCCAGCGTGCAAATGGGAAATAAAAATACCGGCTCCCCGCACCATCTTTAAGGTGTGAAAGCCGGCATCTGGTAGCTGCACGCTTTTAGTTCAAGAAGAATTCCGCGATGTAGACGTACTTGCCATCGGTGGCGGTGGCAACGCCAAAGCCGGTGGGCTCATTGTGTGGGTTGCCTTCACGGTCCAACCAGTTGATGCGATCGCGTGCTTGCTGTTCCGTCAGCTTCAAAATCGCGCCGGTGCCTTTATCCGCATTAGCAGTGCCGTGGCCCACGCCGTCCTCGAAGGAGACTTTGCCGGCGGCAGCTTCATCCGCCCACTGCTGCGCGGTGGACTGGGCAGTGTTGTCCTTGGTGTGGCCAGCTTCTTCCAAGTGCTGCACGGTCTCATAACGCAAGGTTTCCGCAGCACCAGCAAGGGTCGGCAGATCAATTCCATACTTATGAGCCGCGTCCTTTACATCCTGCGGCAGGCTGGAAATGAACTGCGCTGCAGCAATATTAATCTGGGTTTGCGCCTGGGAAGATAGCTCTTCAGCTGGGTTTTCCTGTGCGTTAGCAGCGGCGGTGCCACCAAGGGTCAAAGCGCCAGCGAGCGCGATTGCAGTAAGACGTCGAGAAATGCTCATGGCAACCACCATGCCACACAAGCCCCAATCAGTGCCTAGTCAGAATTGCCCATTTTCGGCAACTTTATCGCATTGTAATAAAATTGCCAGCTTCGTCTCAGAGTCAGCGACGCATGGGTCAGCATCACAAAGCAGTCATATCTTAGTCGGCGAACAAGGTGGCTTGGTAGTGCTCATTAAGCTCTTTCCAGCCATAATCCATGGCGCGCTCACCAACCACGCGCTCGCGGTCAACCCCATCTTCTTCCGCGGCAAGGCGGCCAAAGCAGACCTGCCAGCCGGCCACCATCATTGAGATAAATTCAGGATCTCCCACGCTTTGGCGCAGTTGCAAGACGGAGCCCTGCTCAGACGAGCCCCGCTCAATTGGGGTGATTTCCCAGGCGAGCACTTCCGTATCCCACCGGTGGGTGACAGCGCGCGGTGCAGCAACGGATAAGACCTCGGCGTCGACGGGAGCATCGTCAGGGTTTTCCCGACTGGTCGCAGGGCCCACGGAATCCAGGACACGGTTGGGCACAATCGGTGACCAGTGCGCTAGCAGTTCAGGTTGTGTCAGCAACTGCCAGAGTTTCTCCGGGGTGTGCACAAATTCCCGTCGCATGACCACCACGTCATTGCCATCGTCGCGCTCTAATGCAACGTCAATGGGCGCTAGGATATGTTCGGCAATTACTTCATCGCGTGGGGTATCGGCCATCACAGCATGCCTTTCTCATTGGGGCTAGTGGGCGAAGAAAGCACTAGTCTACGCCCCGCAGACGGGCAGGCTAGGACTCCAAGGCCTCGCCGAGCTCCATCCACTCCATTTCCAATTCTTCGCGTTCGGCTTCTGCTGCTTTGAGCTCGCCGTCGAGCCGCGTCAATGCCTCGGTATCAACCTGTTCGGCAGCGGCGGCCATATCCGCGTTGATGCGCGCAATCTGCGGGTCCAGCTTGGAAATTTTGCGCTCGACCGCATTCATCTTCTTGGTAATCTCGCGCTGTTCTTGATTGCTCAGACTCGTTCGTGGTGCGCTGGCAGCAGCATCCGGCGTGGAGGTGGCAGAGGTTGCAGCAGTGCTTGTCGATGCCCCCTCGCTCTGCCCCACCCCACCCAGATTCAAGGTGCCGGTGGGATTGGCAGCTTCCTGCTCCGCGCGAATCGCGAGGTATTCTTCGATTCCACCTGGCAGGTTGGTCAGCTTGCCGTCCCCGAATAAGGCATACGTGTCATCGGCGATGCGCTCAATTAAGTACCGGTCGTGGGAGATGACCACCAAGGTGCCGGGCCACGAATCCAGCAGGGATTCAAGTTCCTGCAGGGTATCGATATCGAGGTCGTTGGTGGGCTCATCGAGGAGCAAGACATTGGGCTCGGCCATCAGCACGCGCGTAAGTTGCAAACGGCGACGCTCGCCACCGGACAGATCGCCGATGGGGGTGCGCTGACGCTTCGGGCTAAACCCGAGCCTTTCGGCCAGCTGCGAGGCCGACATTTCCTTCTTACCCATGTGCACATAGGTGGCGACATCTTCGATGGCATCGAGCAAACGGCGGTTGGGATCCAGGTCATCGAGTTCCTGGCGCAGCCATCCTAGGCGTACGGTTTGTCCTTCAATGCGGCGGCCCTCTGCCAGCGGGTTTTCGCCCGCTAAGGTGCGCAGCAAAGTAGTTTTACCTGAACCATTCACGCCGACCAGGCCAATGCGCTGGCCGGGTGCCAGGCGCCAGGTGAGGTGCTCGACCAAGGTGCGGTTATCAGGGGTGGTGATGGTGGCATCTTCTAATTCCACCACCACGCGTCCTTGACGCTGCTTGGAAAAGGCCATCAGTTCCACGCTGTCACGTGGTGCAGGAACATCGGAGATGAGAGCTTCGGCAGCTTCAATGCGGTAGCGCGGTTTGGAGGTACGCGCCGGTGCCCCGCGGCGCAGCCAGGCTAATTCCTTGCGCGCAAGGTTTTGGCGGCGTTGCTCCATGGCATCTGCTTGACGGGCACGCTCTGCCCGTGCAAAGGTCCAGTCGTTATAGCCGCCCTCGTAGGAATCAACCTGACCGTCGTGTACTTCCCACGTCAGCGTGGCGATGGTATCCAAGAACCAGCGATCGTGTGTGACCACGATGACGGCTACCTTGCGCGCCAGAAGGTGGCTGGCCAGCCACTGCACGCCTTCCACGTCTAGGTGGTTGGTGGGCTCGTCGAGAACCACGAGGTCAACATCTTGCACAAGGGCTGCGGCCAGGTTGACTCGGCGGCGCTCGCCACCGGAGAGTCGGCCTACCACGGTATCGAGCCCCAGTTCCACGATGCCGAGTCCGCCGAGTACGTCGCGGACTTTGGCGTTGGAGGCCCACTCATAGGTTTCTAAACCGAGTGGTTTAATCACGGCGTCGGCAATAGTGATGGATTCATCCAGGTCAAAGCGCTGGGTGACCACGGCCATGCGCAGCCCAGAATTATGGGACACACGCCCCGAGTCCGGCTCTTCGATGCCGGTAAGTACTTCCAGCAGAGTGGTTTTACCGCCGCCGTTAACGCCGACGATGCCAATGCGGTCGCCGGTTTGAACGCCCAGGGAGACCTGGTCCAGCAGGGTTTTGAGGCCGAAAGATTTGGTTACTGTTTCTAAATTGATGAGGTTTGCCATAGTTGATCACCAATTCTAGCCCCACGGGGGCTAGAAGATACGAACGCCGGGCGCAGGTGAGCTGGCAACATAGCCGCGGGTTTTAGGAATTTCTAAAGTCACTTGCGTGCGCACTTCCCGGGCGTGCTCTGCATCCTCGCATAAAAAGGCGATTGTCGGACCCGAGCCAGAGACAATGCCTGTCAAAGCACCGGCATCGATGCCGACCTCGATCGTCTTGCGCAAATCTGGGCGCAAGGACAATGCGACAGGTTGTAAGTCATTTTTCAGGCTCTTCGCCAACCGGTGCACATCGCCGGAGACTAAAGCTTGGGCTGTGTCCGTGACATCCAAAGACGACGTGAGGACAGAGCTTTCGCTTGTCGATGCCTCCCGCATCTCATCGAGTTTGCCAAAGACATCGGGCGTGGACAGTCCTTGGTGTGATGCAATCAAACACCAGTGATAATTGCCGCGGGTGAGCATGGGTGAGAGCACTTCTCCCCTGCCTTTACCCAAGGCGGTGCCGCCCATCATCATAAATGGCACATCGGATCCCAGGTCGGCGGCAATCTCCTGCAAGATTTCTTCGCTGGCAATTTCCAACTCGAAGTAGGTGGCGTAGAGCTTGTGCGCAAGCATCAGCGCTGCTGCGGCATCGGCGCTGCCGCCTGCCATTCCACCAGCAGCCGGGATTTGTTTATGGATTTCGACATCCAGGCGTGGATAGCTCAGCGGGATATGCACGGCGAGACGGTCCAGGGCTTTCCACACCAAGTTGCGTTCATCGGTGGGCACCCCAGCGGCGGTGGGACCAGTAATTTTTAATGGTCCGCCAACCGGTGTCTCACCGCGGCTGGCGATATCATCGCGAATGCGCAGGGTGATGACATCCGAGATATCCACGGCTTGAAAAATCGTGGACAGCTCATGAAAACCATCCTCGCGCGCGGGGCCGACGCCTAAGTGGAGATTAACCTTGGCGTGCGCGCGGGCTTTCCATTCGCGCTGCAAATTAGGCATATTTTGCGGCAGCCGATAAATCGGATCACCGGTGTCGTGAGGATCATACATTGCTCTCACCTACTGCAGCGAGCCTTAAGAAATCATCAATGCTGATCTTTTCCCCGCGCAAGGTCGGCTCAATGCCTGCTTCTCGCAGGGCTTGTTCGGCCGCAGCGCCGGAGCCATAAAACCCGGAAAGAGCGGCGCGTAAGGTTTTGCGGCGTTGGGCGAAGGCGGCATCGATAAGCGGCCAGAGCTTTTTCGGACGCTCACGCGGCGGATACAAGTCAATGCGCACAAGCCCTGATTCGATATTCGGGGCGGGCCAAAAGACATGCTTGCCGATGTTGCCGGCCTTGCGCACGTTGCCATAAAAGGAGGCTTTGACGCTGGGCACGCCGTAGATTTTGGAGCCTGGGTCAGCAGCGAGGCGATCGGCGACTTCCAGCTGCACCATCACGAGAACGCGCTGCAGCGAGGGGTACAACTCCAAGATATGCAGTAGCACGGGCACCGCGACGTTATAAGGAAGATTCGCGACCAATGCGGTCGGAGTGCCCAGTTCTTCCCCGTCGATGCGTAGCGCGTCTTTGTGCAGCAACGTGAGTTTGTCCACGTGCTCGGGTGCGCGCCACTGCACGGTAGCCGGTAGCTCGCCCGCCAGGCGCGGATCGATTTCGACCGCGGTGACGTGCGCGGCTTCATCCAACAGCCCCAGGGTTAAAGAACCGAGGCCAGGGCCTACCTCCACCACGTGGTCATCGTCAGTTAAATCTGCGGCGGCGACGATGCGGCGGATGGTGTTGGGGTCATGCAGGAAATTCTGACCCCACTTTTTCGTGGGGCTGACATCTAGCTTTTCTGCCAGATTTCGAATTTCGACGGGCCCTAATAACTTTGACATGCCCTCTAATTTATCGCAGATGTGGCAAAGCTATTAGCGCAGACCCATCGAGGAGGTACATGCTGGCCATGCGCCCCAGCCCTGAGCTGCCTGAACCTTCTCCGCTACGGCAATTTGCTGCTCGCGGGATGCTTGGTAAGCCTCTGGTGCGTACTCGCCGCCACCGTAGGCTTGCCACGTTTGGGCGTTGAACTGTAGACCACCGGAGTAGCCATTTCCGGTGTTGATGTGCCAGTCACCTGTTGCCTCGCACTGTGCGAGTTCATCCCACACGGATCCGCCCGCAACGGCTGGTGCAGCAGCACCAGAAGGCTTAGCGGCCTCTTCCTTCGTGCCGCGCGCGATGGTGGCAGGCTTTGGCTCGGTCAGGACGGTTTCTTTAATGACGTCCTTGGACTCTTCTTGCCCATTGACCGTGACCTTTTTGATGGTGCGCTGGCGCTCGCCAGACATGCCTTCTTCGACCACGCGCTCTTCGCCCTTGGCCAAGTTTTCATCATCGACGTAGTTCGGCTCGGCATCGAAATCTTCGGTGACGTCGAATTCTTCCGTCTCGACGCGGTCGATGACGATCTTGGTTCCCGCAGTGAGCTTTTCATCTACCCCTGGGGAGACACGGTCGTCGGCATCGACTTTAATACCGCGCTCTTGCAATACATCGCCGACGGTCTTGGCTGCGATGCTGGTGTAGGTGACCTTGCCACCGTCTTTGATGGAGACGATCTTTGGACTCACGACCTCCAATTCCATCCCATCCGTAATCTTTTCGTCTGCATCAGCTTCCTGGTTACCAGCCAAAACGG from Corynebacterium ammoniagenes DSM 20306 harbors:
- a CDS encoding 3-hydroxyisobutyryl-CoA hydrolase, with product MTETVESTAPVLTSVRQRTGLLVLNRPKALNSLDPEMIEIIGQAVRTWENDDAIDQIVIYSTNPKAFCAGGDVRYARDNILNGNAELVDDFFRSEYTVNGELAQCTKPVVAIINGVVMGGGLGISLHGSHRVVTENAFASMPEMAIGYFTDVGVAHTAQRMVGTRGQASEALAKYWAITGYRMYAADMLWSGLATHVVKDADEILEAIIADGVDAALDKHSYVPEEPAPLADIIEHIESTFNHATWPEIQEALKSADKDFAQSTAGYLAAACPTSVVASNELFESHAKEDDIVEALKREESLGRYIRSREDFVEGVRAVLIEKTKDAAFSPADTASVDLAGIHKALEL
- a CDS encoding Cof-type HAD-IIB family hydrolase; this encodes MIFPRLIALDMDGTLLDGESQIPEEFWPVLERAHELGVTIAPASGRQLATLQNQFGEGLSFIAENGTAIAHEGEIIHTSVLPSAAVFRILDALEAVTVDYDVVLCTPTVGYVSENANPDTFTQLEKYYYSRQTVADLHQVVEESDIIKVAIYCAAGSEEHIAPVIFKAIPDHNVAISGQAWVDVMPAGANKGTALHHMADTLGIDIAETAAFGDYLNDYELLQEAGTAVAMDNAHPQLKDVADVIAPSNLDHGVITVLTEWFDKMEASQQTPANQRRN
- a CDS encoding putative quinol monooxygenase; its protein translation is MIFINVKFHVKPEYADTFLDEINWYTEACNAEPGCLEFKWYRDPEDSQRFLLVEAYKDGEDVTHVQSDHFKRSCEEFPQYLVETPDIINFKIDGKTEWDKMAEFKVD
- a CDS encoding SRPBCC domain-containing protein, translated to MADTPRDEVIAEHILAPIDVALERDDGNDVVVMRREFVHTPEKLWQLLTQPELLAHWSPIVPNRVLDSVGPATSRENPDDAPVDAEVLSVAAPRAVTHRWDTEVLAWEITPIERGSSEQGSVLQLRQSVGDPEFISMMVAGWQVCFGRLAAEEDGVDRERVVGERAMDYGWKELNEHYQATLFAD
- a CDS encoding ABC-F family ATP-binding cassette domain-containing protein, which produces MANLINLETVTKSFGLKTLLDQVSLGVQTGDRIGIVGVNGGGKTTLLEVLTGIEEPDSGRVSHNSGLRMAVVTQRFDLDESITIADAVIKPLGLETYEWASNAKVRDVLGGLGIVELGLDTVVGRLSGGERRRVNLAAALVQDVDLVVLDEPTNHLDVEGVQWLASHLLARKVAVIVVTHDRWFLDTIATLTWEVHDGQVDSYEGGYNDWTFARAERARQADAMEQRRQNLARKELAWLRRGAPARTSKPRYRIEAAEALISDVPAPRDSVELMAFSKQRQGRVVVELEDATITTPDNRTLVEHLTWRLAPGQRIGLVGVNGSGKTTLLRTLAGENPLAEGRRIEGQTVRLGWLRQELDDLDPNRRLLDAIEDVATYVHMGKKEMSASQLAERLGFSPKRQRTPIGDLSGGERRRLQLTRVLMAEPNVLLLDEPTNDLDIDTLQELESLLDSWPGTLVVISHDRYLIERIADDTYALFGDGKLTNLPGGIEEYLAIRAEQEAANPTGTLNLGGVGQSEGASTSTAATSATSTPDAAASAPRTSLSNQEQREITKKMNAVERKISKLDPQIARINADMAAAAEQVDTEALTRLDGELKAAEAEREELEMEWMELGEALES
- a CDS encoding 4-(cytidine 5'-diphospho)-2-C-methyl-D-erythritol kinase: MPNLQREWKARAHAKVNLHLGVGPAREDGFHELSTIFQAVDISDVITLRIRDDIASRGETPVGGPLKITGPTAAGVPTDERNLVWKALDRLAVHIPLSYPRLDVEIHKQIPAAGGMAGGSADAAAALMLAHKLYATYFELEIASEEILQEIAADLGSDVPFMMMGGTALGKGRGEVLSPMLTRGNYHWCLIASHQGLSTPDVFGKLDEMREASTSESSVLTSSLDVTDTAQALVSGDVHRLAKSLKNDLQPVALSLRPDLRKTIEVGIDAGALTGIVSGSGPTIAFLCEDAEHAREVRTQVTLEIPKTRGYVASSPAPGVRIF
- the rsmA gene encoding 16S rRNA (adenine(1518)-N(6)/adenine(1519)-N(6))-dimethyltransferase RsmA — protein: MSKLLGPVEIRNLAEKLDVSPTKKWGQNFLHDPNTIRRIVAAADLTDDDHVVEVGPGLGSLTLGLLDEAAHVTAVEIDPRLAGELPATVQWRAPEHVDKLTLLHKDALRIDGEELGTPTALVANLPYNVAVPVLLHILELYPSLQRVLVMVQLEVADRLAADPGSKIYGVPSVKASFYGNVRKAGNIGKHVFWPAPNIESGLVRIDLYPPRERPKKLWPLIDAAFAQRRKTLRAALSGFYGSGAAAEQALREAGIEPTLRGEKISIDDFLRLAAVGESNV
- a CDS encoding resuscitation-promoting factor, which encodes MSTTHHIKRINNTRSLPLRLATGGMLGTLAVGGVVAVNTQKDVTVDVNGERIELATFSSDIEGALQAAGIDYEGDDLIYPAPSESLDNGESITVRTAKPVAVTVDGEVKTMNSTALTVEDLLGTMDGVLPGAAVLAGNQEADADEKITDGMELEVVSPKIVSIKDGGKVTYTSIAAKTVGDVLQERGIKVDADDRVSPGVDEKLTAGTKIVIDRVETEEFDVTEDFDAEPNYVDDENLAKGEERVVEEGMSGERQRTIKKVTVNGQEESKDVIKETVLTEPKPATIARGTKEEAAKPSGAAAPAVAGGSVWDELAQCEATGDWHINTGNGYSGGLQFNAQTWQAYGGGEYAPEAYQASREQQIAVAEKVQAAQGWGAWPACTSSMGLR